The following proteins come from a genomic window of Streptomyces sp. ALI-76-A:
- a CDS encoding phage holin family protein, which translates to MSSISSRAARPHSEDSSVGELLSVVTSDVQTLFRQEVELAKVEVKQEATKAGKAAGMYGGAGFAGYMVLLFLSLAAVLGLANVMDGGWAALIVTAVWAVIAGVLYQRGRTQMRTVAPKPDRTVETMKENAQWARHPTR; encoded by the coding sequence ATGTCCTCGATCTCGTCCAGGGCGGCGCGGCCGCACAGTGAGGACAGTTCGGTGGGCGAGCTGCTGTCCGTGGTGACCTCGGACGTCCAGACGCTGTTCCGCCAGGAGGTCGAGCTGGCCAAGGTGGAGGTGAAGCAGGAGGCGACCAAGGCCGGCAAGGCCGCGGGCATGTACGGCGGCGCCGGGTTCGCCGGCTACATGGTGCTCCTGTTCCTGTCGCTGGCCGCCGTACTGGGCCTGGCCAACGTGATGGACGGGGGCTGGGCCGCCCTGATCGTCACCGCCGTGTGGGCCGTGATCGCAGGCGTGCTCTACCAGCGGGGCCGTACCCAGATGCGCACGGTGGCACCGAAACCCGACCGGACCGTCGAAACGATGAAGGAGAATGCACAATGGGCACGTCACCCGACCAGATGA
- a CDS encoding DUF4396 domain-containing protein, with amino-acid sequence MDHTAHHTGTTHEHAARQANGGHGGHGGASWGTAAKATLHCLTGCAIGEILGMVVGTALRWGNVPTMVLAIALAFVFGYSFTLFALRRAGLDFKSAVKVALAADTVSIAIMELVDNGVIALSGAMDAHLSDALFWTALLGGFAVAFVITTPVNKWMIGRGKGHAVVHAYH; translated from the coding sequence ATGGACCACACCGCGCACCACACCGGCACCACACACGAGCACGCCGCACGGCAGGCGAACGGCGGCCACGGCGGGCATGGCGGCGCGTCCTGGGGAACGGCGGCGAAGGCGACGCTGCACTGCCTGACCGGATGCGCGATCGGCGAGATCCTCGGCATGGTCGTCGGCACCGCCCTGCGCTGGGGCAACGTGCCCACCATGGTCCTGGCGATCGCCCTGGCGTTCGTCTTCGGTTACTCCTTCACCTTGTTCGCCCTCCGTCGGGCGGGCCTGGACTTCAAGAGCGCCGTCAAGGTGGCGCTGGCCGCGGACACCGTCTCCATCGCGATCATGGAACTCGTCGACAACGGCGTCATCGCCCTCAGCGGCGCCATGGACGCCCACCTCTCCGACGCCCTGTTCTGGACCGCGCTGCTCGGCGGCTTCGCCGTCGCATTCGTGATCACGACCCCGGTCAACAAGTGGATGATCGGCCGCGGCAAGGGCCACGCCGTCGTCCACGCCTACCACTGA
- a CDS encoding RNA polymerase sigma factor, translated as MTTVSELPSPLTLLPRAQSGDEHAMNHLLTGITPYVARICRSITHDDGADATQEALLAIYRGLGSLREPAAFYGWVRSVTVREAVRTARRNGEERTCSDVESRQETNPLDAVHITDVLERLSRAHRQVLTLRAYGLNEEEMAEVLSLPVGTVRSRLFRARRRFQEAWQPSAA; from the coding sequence ATGACCACCGTCAGCGAACTGCCCTCTCCCCTGACGCTGCTCCCCCGCGCCCAGTCGGGCGACGAGCACGCGATGAACCACCTGCTGACCGGCATCACGCCGTACGTCGCGCGCATCTGCCGGTCCATCACCCATGACGACGGCGCCGACGCCACGCAGGAGGCGCTGCTCGCCATCTACCGCGGCCTGGGCTCCCTGCGTGAACCGGCGGCGTTCTACGGCTGGGTGCGCTCGGTCACGGTCCGCGAGGCCGTTCGCACCGCCAGGCGCAACGGTGAGGAACGGACCTGCTCCGACGTGGAGTCGAGGCAGGAGACGAACCCCTTGGACGCGGTGCACATCACCGATGTACTGGAGCGCCTGTCCCGGGCGCACCGGCAGGTCCTCACCCTGCGGGCCTACGGACTGAACGAGGAGGAGATGGCCGAGGTCCTCTCCCTGCCCGTCGGCACCGTCCGCTCCCGCCTCTTCCGCGCCCGTCGGCGGTTCCAGGAGGCGTGGCAGCCCTCGGCTGCGTGA
- a CDS encoding protein kinase produces MHRALCPVETLYVGQRSRAFLTCSLRGRVDVQALSAAFDAMTEANPTLRSRIVQESAGHSLRLLDEDERPRLVTRTGDEDEAHAAELNSPLPIGGPLSRAVLVSSPDGERHLFILVVDHVVTDGHSSIALHNALWDHYRALVDGERTSGSSGSEVPRWPRPVSELLPPADEADTAKHLDVRVEETKRNPVELVRYDVRRPSADGRAVAEDPADAADGAGEGHIELCRLTLDTGLTARLRRTARARGVSVHALIAGTLLTVARRRLDGDGPRTLGCLSPVDLRSRLSPPLPASAMVPAVTTHLQTLDVSETSHPLDLARTVHARLNDFISRGDHFHEMRITPEIPGNPALQLATVIVTNMGVVPGPRLPNGLEAVDVRLAPARENYFPQAGRSPVMACVVSFEGRLAIEFPHCTACFSRSFMRAFRDDVRAGLLDLARAAESEHAHAHAG; encoded by the coding sequence ATGCACCGTGCGCTGTGTCCGGTCGAGACTCTCTACGTGGGCCAGAGAAGCAGGGCCTTCCTGACCTGCTCCCTGCGCGGACGCGTCGACGTCCAGGCGCTGTCGGCCGCGTTCGACGCCATGACGGAGGCCAATCCGACACTGCGGTCACGCATCGTCCAGGAGAGCGCGGGTCACTCGCTGCGCCTGCTCGACGAGGACGAGCGGCCCCGGCTGGTCACCCGCACCGGCGATGAGGACGAGGCCCACGCGGCGGAGCTGAACAGCCCCCTGCCCATCGGCGGTCCGCTGAGCCGTGCCGTCCTGGTCAGCTCGCCGGACGGCGAGCGTCACCTGTTCATCCTGGTGGTGGACCACGTCGTCACGGACGGCCACAGCAGCATCGCGCTGCACAACGCGCTGTGGGACCACTACCGGGCGCTGGTCGACGGGGAACGCACCAGCGGGTCCTCCGGGTCCGAGGTGCCGCGGTGGCCGCGGCCGGTCAGCGAGTTGCTGCCTCCGGCCGACGAGGCCGACACTGCCAAGCACCTCGATGTCCGCGTCGAGGAAACGAAACGGAACCCGGTCGAGCTGGTGCGGTACGACGTACGTCGTCCGTCCGCCGACGGCCGGGCGGTTGCCGAAGACCCCGCCGACGCCGCCGACGGCGCCGGGGAAGGACACATAGAGCTCTGCCGGCTGACCCTGGACACCGGCCTCACCGCACGTCTGCGCCGGACGGCACGCGCCCGCGGCGTGTCCGTGCACGCGCTGATCGCCGGGACACTGCTGACCGTCGCCAGGCGACGCCTGGACGGCGACGGCCCCCGCACGCTCGGCTGTCTCTCCCCCGTCGACCTGCGCTCCCGGCTTTCCCCGCCGCTGCCCGCGTCCGCCATGGTGCCCGCGGTCACCACCCACCTGCAGACCCTCGACGTGTCCGAGACCTCGCACCCCCTGGACCTGGCGCGCACCGTCCACGCCCGGCTGAACGACTTCATCTCGCGCGGTGACCACTTCCACGAGATGCGCATCACGCCGGAGATTCCCGGCAACCCCGCGCTGCAACTGGCCACGGTGATCGTCACCAACATGGGCGTCGTCCCCGGGCCGCGGCTGCCGAACGGACTGGAGGCGGTCGACGTCCGCCTGGCGCCTGCCCGGGAGAACTACTTCCCGCAGGCAGGCCGCAGCCCCGTCATGGCGTGCGTGGTCTCCTTCGAGGGCCGGCTCGCCATCGAGTTCCCGCACTGCACGGCCTGCTTCAGCCGGTCCTTCATGCGAGCGTTCCGCGACGACGTACGGGCCGGGCTTCTCGACCTGGCGCGCGCGGCGGAGAGCGAACACGCGCACGCGCACGCGGGCTGA
- a CDS encoding phosphopantetheine-binding protein codes for MSLHEDGRRPLSGAQVGLHRLTGDHPAGSFVTFSAVNGCFGGAVNAAHAAVTGVSDAWTPRSAGSTAHQDQSAPGDSPRRLETWCGVLGRDRVRRDDDFSDLGGDTPPLVTAQPAVTSAFGTGPPVVDLFTHPTARPRRHLSTPAGAGTTSAARPTPPGECAGQGAVGPAVQRSAEAATSGQDRTKEQAPRQRAARARRIARHGKDRGHA; via the coding sequence ATGTCGCTCCACGAGGACGGACGTCGACCGCTGTCCGGGGCCCAGGTGGGTCTCCACCGGCTCACCGGGGACCACCCGGCCGGTTCCTTCGTCACCTTCTCCGCTGTGAACGGCTGCTTCGGCGGTGCCGTGAACGCCGCCCACGCCGCCGTGACCGGCGTGAGCGACGCGTGGACGCCGCGCTCCGCGGGCAGCACGGCGCACCAGGACCAGTCGGCCCCGGGGGACAGCCCGCGGCGGCTGGAGACGTGGTGCGGCGTCCTGGGCCGGGACCGGGTGCGCAGGGACGACGACTTCTCCGACCTGGGCGGCGACACCCCGCCCCTCGTCACCGCCCAGCCCGCCGTCACCAGCGCCTTCGGCACCGGCCCCCCGGTCGTCGACCTGTTCACGCACCCCACCGCGCGCCCCCGCCGTCACCTGTCGACGCCTGCCGGCGCCGGCACCACGTCGGCCGCCCGGCCGACACCGCCGGGCGAGTGCGCGGGACAGGGCGCCGTCGGCCCGGCAGTACAACGGTCCGCCGAAGCCGCCACCAGCGGCCAGGACCGCACCAAGGAACAAGCACCGCGGCAGCGTGCGGCCCGCGCGCGCCGTATCGCACGGCACGGGAAGGACCGAGGCCATGCCTGA
- a CDS encoding alpha/beta fold hydrolase, whose translation MPDTTEPHETQVPAVAVIGMAGRFPGADDLDTFWDNLAAGRESVRPVTDEEFLAAGGDPRDLDDPAHVRMASVVEGMDRFDSGFFGYSPAEAAVVDPQQRLLLETAYHALEDAGCLGGERPNEAFGVYAGSGDSRYYPAHVYPRHAGQPGSVALVHAATANSLGTLATRVSYELGLTGPSVSLQTACSTALVAVHTACQDLLDHRCDTALAAAVSLNPSAALGYRHVPDGPFSPDGHCRAFAADAAGTSSGDGVGAVVLKRLEDALADGDRVRAVIRGSAVNNDGRRKVGFSAPSAAGQTEVILAAQAQAEVDAGTIGLIEAHGTATKLGDPIEVSALTEAFRQSTERTGFCALGSVKTNIGHLGAAAGIAGLIKAVLALEHRQIPPSLHFDQPNPLIDFASGPFRVPTALEDWAARDDHPRRAAVSAFGIGGTNAHVILEEAPPAAPAAPRPPEDGRRLVLPLSARTAGALRGQADALARHLERLPELRLEDVAHSLRADRPALRHRLTVTAATREEALGALRAATPGTPPLSDEPTRVAFLLPGGGTQYAGMGAELYRDHGVYRDIVDECARVLRPALGADLRAALFGEQPSDDTAAFLGLVVTEYALARTLMEQGVRPDALIGHSLGEYTAACLAGSIDLEDMLPLVTERIRLISSAGGATVGVAAPAEDVQPLLDDELSLAAANGPSACTVAGHLDAVTRFEAELTRRGVPFRRLRIPVAAHSHVLDPVLAAFETHLRQVTLRPPRIPYVTNVTGTWVTDAQATSVRHWLGHTRNTVRFADGITALWDRLRPVLVEIGPGDTLTKLAIGRLADEAPVTVTTMRHAKAEASDGFVLAEALGRLWSAGVDTALPPVPDTARRVPLPPYAFERRRHWIDAPGARTDPATPDTPAETEEGPGLAPRPRLTTEHVPPRSDRERAVTRLWEETLGIGGIGVHDNFFDLGGDSMRAVLLAGRLRQAGVLDVPAARLLAAPTVAGILAASEEQDQETRATASTALGPLLPLRAEGTATPLFCLHPGAGVSWRYTGLLPHLGGDQPVYGIQAVGLDGTRPPAPDAAAMVDAYLDLVRKVQPHGPYRLLGWSYGGFVAHAMACAFQASGERVELLAMLDAPQPHGTTYDPEAAERQVAALLSRVTGLPVAPGAAPPDVDTVLDRIEAGLAADPSSSPVTRAEAAAIAAVMRNNLRIAPQFAPGVYRGDVLFFSAAQEEPTGFPADLAVLPGKADSWRPHVDGTLHDHQVPCGHYEMTEPEPITRIGEVVAKALRGLHDRATGRRPPRFPTHPVRPDRSGDLA comes from the coding sequence ATGCCTGACACCACCGAACCGCACGAGACGCAGGTCCCCGCCGTCGCCGTGATCGGCATGGCGGGCCGTTTCCCCGGCGCCGACGACCTCGACACCTTCTGGGACAACCTCGCGGCGGGCCGGGAGTCCGTACGGCCCGTCACCGACGAGGAGTTCCTCGCCGCGGGCGGCGACCCGCGCGACCTCGACGACCCCGCACACGTGCGCATGGCCTCCGTCGTCGAGGGCATGGACCGCTTCGACTCCGGCTTCTTCGGCTACAGCCCCGCCGAGGCCGCCGTGGTGGACCCGCAGCAGCGGCTGCTGCTGGAGACGGCCTACCACGCCCTGGAGGACGCCGGCTGCCTCGGCGGCGAGCGTCCGAACGAGGCGTTCGGCGTGTACGCGGGCAGCGGCGACAGCCGCTACTACCCCGCCCACGTGTACCCGCGCCACGCCGGGCAGCCCGGCTCGGTCGCGCTCGTGCACGCGGCCACCGCCAACTCCCTCGGCACCCTCGCCACCCGCGTCTCCTACGAGCTGGGCCTGACCGGCCCGAGCGTGTCACTGCAGACGGCCTGCTCCACCGCGCTGGTCGCCGTGCACACCGCCTGCCAGGACCTGCTCGACCACCGCTGCGACACCGCGCTCGCCGCCGCCGTCTCGCTCAACCCCTCGGCCGCGCTGGGATACCGGCACGTGCCCGACGGCCCCTTCTCGCCCGACGGCCACTGCCGCGCCTTCGCCGCGGACGCCGCCGGCACCTCCTCCGGCGACGGCGTGGGAGCCGTCGTGCTCAAGCGCCTGGAGGACGCCCTGGCCGACGGCGACCGCGTCCGAGCCGTCATCCGCGGCAGCGCCGTCAACAATGACGGCCGCCGCAAGGTCGGCTTCAGCGCGCCCAGTGCCGCCGGGCAGACCGAGGTCATCCTCGCGGCCCAGGCCCAGGCGGAGGTCGACGCGGGCACCATCGGGCTGATCGAGGCGCACGGCACCGCAACCAAGCTCGGCGACCCGATCGAAGTGTCGGCGCTCACCGAGGCGTTCCGGCAGAGCACGGAACGGACCGGGTTCTGCGCCCTGGGCTCGGTGAAGACCAACATCGGCCACCTGGGCGCCGCCGCCGGCATCGCCGGGCTCATCAAAGCCGTCCTCGCCCTGGAGCACCGGCAGATCCCGCCCAGCCTGCACTTCGACCAGCCCAACCCGCTCATCGACTTCGCCTCCGGCCCCTTCCGGGTGCCCACCGCCCTGGAGGACTGGGCCGCGCGCGACGACCACCCCCGCCGGGCCGCCGTCAGCGCCTTCGGGATCGGCGGCACCAACGCCCACGTCATCCTGGAGGAGGCACCGCCCGCCGCCCCGGCCGCACCCCGCCCGCCCGAGGACGGACGCCGCCTGGTGCTGCCGCTGTCCGCGCGGACCGCCGGCGCCCTGCGCGGCCAGGCCGACGCCCTCGCCCGGCACCTGGAGCGGCTGCCCGAACTGCGCCTGGAGGATGTCGCCCACTCCCTGCGCGCCGACCGGCCCGCCCTGCGCCACCGGCTCACCGTCACGGCGGCCACCCGCGAGGAGGCCCTCGGCGCACTGCGCGCCGCCACACCCGGCACCCCTCCGCTGTCCGACGAGCCCACCCGCGTGGCGTTCCTGCTGCCGGGCGGCGGCACCCAGTACGCCGGCATGGGAGCGGAGCTCTACCGCGACCACGGCGTCTACCGCGACATCGTCGACGAGTGCGCCCGCGTCCTGCGCCCCGCACTCGGCGCCGACCTGCGCGCCGCCCTGTTCGGGGAACAGCCCTCCGACGACACCGCCGCGTTCCTCGGCCTGGTGGTGACCGAGTACGCCCTGGCCCGCACCCTGATGGAACAGGGCGTACGCCCGGACGCGCTGATCGGCCACTCGCTCGGCGAGTACACGGCAGCCTGCCTGGCCGGGAGCATCGACCTGGAGGACATGCTGCCCCTGGTCACCGAACGCATCCGGCTCATCAGCTCCGCGGGCGGTGCCACCGTCGGCGTGGCCGCCCCGGCCGAGGACGTCCAGCCGCTGCTCGACGACGAGCTGTCCCTGGCCGCGGCGAACGGTCCCAGCGCCTGCACCGTCGCCGGACACCTCGACGCCGTCACCCGCTTCGAGGCCGAACTCACCCGCCGGGGCGTGCCGTTCCGCCGCCTGCGCATCCCCGTCGCGGCCCACTCCCACGTCCTGGACCCGGTCCTGGCGGCGTTCGAGACCCACCTGCGTCAGGTCACGCTGCGCCCGCCCCGCATCCCGTACGTCACCAACGTCACCGGAACGTGGGTCACCGACGCCCAGGCCACCTCCGTCCGGCACTGGCTCGGCCACACCAGGAACACCGTACGGTTCGCCGACGGCATCACCGCCCTGTGGGACCGCCTGCGCCCCGTACTGGTGGAGATCGGGCCGGGGGACACCCTGACCAAGCTGGCCATCGGCCGGCTCGCCGACGAGGCACCCGTGACGGTGACCACCATGCGGCACGCCAAGGCCGAGGCATCCGACGGGTTCGTGCTCGCGGAGGCCCTGGGCCGGCTGTGGAGCGCGGGCGTGGACACCGCCCTCCCGCCCGTGCCGGACACCGCCCGACGCGTCCCGCTGCCGCCGTACGCCTTCGAACGCCGCCGTCACTGGATCGACGCCCCCGGCGCCCGTACGGACCCCGCCACGCCCGACACCCCCGCCGAGACGGAGGAGGGCCCCGGCCTCGCCCCACGGCCCCGGCTGACCACCGAGCACGTGCCGCCGCGCTCCGACCGCGAACGGGCGGTCACCCGGCTGTGGGAGGAGACCCTCGGCATCGGCGGCATCGGCGTCCACGACAACTTCTTCGACCTCGGCGGCGACTCGATGCGTGCCGTGCTGCTGGCGGGCCGGCTGCGCCAGGCCGGTGTCCTCGACGTACCGGCGGCGAGACTGCTGGCCGCGCCCACGGTGGCCGGGATCCTCGCCGCGTCCGAGGAGCAGGACCAGGAGACGCGGGCGACCGCCTCCACGGCCCTCGGCCCGCTGCTGCCGCTGCGCGCGGAGGGCACCGCCACGCCCCTGTTCTGTCTCCACCCGGGCGCGGGCGTGTCCTGGCGCTACACGGGCCTGCTGCCCCACCTCGGCGGTGACCAGCCCGTGTACGGCATCCAGGCGGTCGGCCTCGACGGGACCCGGCCGCCCGCGCCGGACGCCGCCGCCATGGTCGACGCCTATCTGGACCTGGTGCGAAAGGTTCAGCCGCACGGCCCGTACCGACTGCTGGGCTGGTCCTACGGCGGTTTCGTCGCGCACGCCATGGCCTGCGCGTTCCAGGCGAGCGGCGAGCGGGTGGAACTGCTCGCCATGCTCGACGCGCCGCAGCCGCACGGCACGACGTACGACCCCGAGGCGGCGGAACGGCAGGTGGCGGCGCTGCTGTCGCGGGTGACCGGTCTGCCCGTCGCACCGGGGGCCGCGCCGCCGGACGTCGACACCGTCCTGGACCGTATCGAGGCCGGCCTCGCGGCCGACCCGTCCAGTTCGCCCGTGACCCGCGCCGAGGCGGCGGCGATCGCCGCCGTCATGCGCAACAACCTGCGCATCGCACCGCAGTTCGCCCCCGGCGTGTACCGCGGAGACGTGCTGTTCTTCAGCGCCGCCCAGGAGGAGCCGACCGGTTTCCCGGCGGACCTGGCGGTGCTGCCCGGAAAGGCCGACAGCTGGCGGCCCCACGTCGACGGCACCCTCCACGACCACCAAGTGCCGTGCGGCCACTACGAGATGACCGAACCCGAACCGATCACCCGCATCGGCGAGGTGGTCGCCAAGGCCTTGCGCGGCCTCCACGACCGAGCCACCGGGCGGCGTCCGCCCCGGTTCCCGACCCACCCCGTACGCCCCGACCGTTCAGGAGACCTTGCGTGA
- the ccrA gene encoding crotonyl-CoA carboxylase/reductase — translation MTATQDLYELGDAPEIGTVPKRMYASLIRRERYGRPVDAFRTEVVDVPPVGRGQVLVKVMAAGINYNNVWAALGEPLDVIAARQKAGATEDFHIGGSDLSGIVWAVGEDVRGVRLGDEVVVLANRWDESAEDIRLGADPAFSASQRVWGYEENYGSFAQFAVVDDYMCHPKPARLSWAEASCYMATAATAYRQLFGWEPHTVRPGDPVLIWGGAGGLGCIAIQLVRHVGGIPVAVVSNEERGEFCLKLGAKGWIDRREFDHWGRLPDTSDEVAMARWLSGARAFGRRFWEVLGERRSPRIVLEHSGADTIPTSMYLCDNGGMVVICGGTTGYNGDVDLRFLWMRQKRLQGSHVADAREAREITRLIDQGVVDPCLSRTFDFDEIGLAHQLIHDNRHPAGNMAVLVNARM, via the coding sequence GTGACCGCGACCCAGGACCTCTACGAGCTCGGCGACGCGCCCGAGATCGGCACCGTCCCCAAGAGGATGTACGCCTCGCTCATCCGCCGCGAGCGCTACGGCCGACCCGTCGACGCCTTCCGCACCGAAGTGGTCGACGTCCCGCCCGTCGGCCGCGGCCAGGTGCTGGTGAAGGTGATGGCGGCCGGCATCAACTACAACAACGTGTGGGCCGCGCTGGGCGAACCGCTCGACGTGATCGCCGCACGGCAGAAGGCCGGCGCCACCGAGGACTTCCACATCGGCGGCTCCGACCTGTCCGGGATCGTGTGGGCGGTCGGCGAGGACGTGCGCGGGGTGCGGCTGGGCGACGAGGTGGTCGTGCTCGCCAACCGGTGGGACGAGTCGGCCGAGGACATCCGCCTGGGCGCCGACCCGGCCTTCTCCGCCAGCCAGCGGGTGTGGGGCTACGAGGAGAACTACGGCTCCTTCGCACAGTTCGCGGTCGTCGACGACTACATGTGCCACCCCAAGCCGGCCCGGCTGTCCTGGGCGGAGGCGTCCTGCTACATGGCGACCGCCGCCACCGCCTACCGCCAGCTCTTCGGCTGGGAGCCGCACACGGTCCGCCCGGGCGACCCGGTGCTGATCTGGGGCGGCGCCGGCGGACTGGGCTGTATCGCCATCCAGTTGGTCCGGCACGTCGGCGGCATCCCGGTCGCGGTCGTCTCCAACGAGGAACGCGGCGAGTTCTGTCTCAAGCTGGGCGCCAAGGGGTGGATCGACCGGCGGGAGTTCGACCACTGGGGCCGGCTGCCGGACACCTCCGACGAGGTGGCGATGGCCCGCTGGCTGTCCGGCGCCCGGGCGTTCGGGCGGCGCTTCTGGGAGGTGCTCGGCGAGCGCCGCAGCCCGCGCATCGTGCTGGAGCACTCGGGCGCCGACACCATTCCCACGTCCATGTACCTGTGCGACAACGGCGGCATGGTCGTCATCTGCGGCGGCACCACCGGCTACAACGGCGACGTGGACCTGCGCTTCCTGTGGATGCGGCAGAAGCGGCTCCAGGGATCGCACGTGGCCGACGCCCGCGAGGCACGGGAGATCACCCGGCTGATCGACCAGGGCGTCGTCGACCCCTGCCTGTCACGGACCTTCGACTTCGACGAGATCGGCCTGGCCCACCAGCTCATCCACGACAACCGCCACCCGGCGGGGAACATGGCGGTGCTGGTGAACGCCCGGATGTGA
- a CDS encoding antitoxin, with product MGKLGDLANKAKEAAKGHPDQADKGVTSAERVVDERTGDKYDTQTDKAADAARRSYRDSGTTER from the coding sequence ATGGGCAAGCTGGGCGACCTGGCGAACAAGGCCAAGGAAGCGGCCAAGGGCCACCCGGACCAGGCGGACAAGGGTGTGACCAGCGCCGAGCGAGTGGTCGACGAACGGACGGGTGACAAGTACGACACCCAGACCGACAAGGCCGCCGACGCGGCACGTCGTTCCTACCGGGACAGCGGTACGACGGAGCGCTGA
- a CDS encoding 4'-phosphopantetheinyl transferase superfamily protein yields the protein MHGDLPSTGHARSCDRPASAAGHPLATTATVHEPDVGVDIRVLGPLRPLLAAAGLGLGVATVSESRLVPAGPSEAAAAASMPPRRRREFLAGRQAARRALRAVGPECGEIPRSGRLPVFPPGRAASISHSAGVAVAVARPPGRDTPLGCDLELRPLPPRAARLVLREDEEDLLITGSRPADAAWSVTELFSAKEAAWKALHRPGTGGRAAGSSGTLRDLRVCPSGGDLRVGLRARPGHAVRVRVVPLGTGVLSYVLGRADAES from the coding sequence ATGCACGGTGACCTTCCGTCGACCGGCCACGCCCGGTCCTGCGACCGCCCCGCGTCCGCCGCCGGACATCCGCTCGCCACGACCGCGACCGTCCACGAGCCGGACGTCGGAGTGGACATCCGCGTGCTCGGCCCGCTGCGTCCGCTCCTGGCCGCCGCCGGACTCGGCCTGGGAGTGGCCACCGTCTCGGAGTCGCGCCTGGTCCCTGCGGGTCCGTCCGAGGCGGCCGCGGCCGCCTCCATGCCGCCTCGGCGCCGCCGGGAGTTCCTGGCCGGCCGGCAGGCCGCCCGCCGGGCCCTGCGCGCGGTGGGACCGGAGTGCGGCGAGATCCCCCGCTCGGGACGGCTGCCGGTGTTTCCGCCCGGACGGGCCGCATCGATCTCGCACAGCGCCGGAGTCGCCGTCGCCGTGGCCCGTCCACCGGGCCGGGACACACCGCTCGGCTGCGATCTGGAGTTGCGGCCCCTCCCTCCCCGTGCCGCACGTCTGGTGCTGCGCGAGGACGAGGAGGACCTGCTGATCACCGGCTCCCGGCCGGCGGACGCGGCATGGTCGGTGACGGAGCTGTTCTCGGCCAAGGAGGCCGCGTGGAAGGCCCTGCACCGGCCCGGAACAGGCGGCCGGGCGGCCGGCTCCTCGGGGACCCTGCGGGACCTGCGCGTGTGCCCGTCCGGGGGCGACCTGCGGGTCGGCCTTCGCGCCAGACCGGGCCACGCGGTACGGGTCCGGGTCGTGCCCCTTGGGACGGGAGTGCTCAGTTACGTCCTCGGCCGGGCCGACGCCGAGAGCTGA